In one Corynebacterium bovis DSM 20582 = CIP 54.80 genomic region, the following are encoded:
- a CDS encoding Asp23/Gls24 family envelope stress response protein, whose product MSQSPPTTPPGAAGDTTTHPRAAAYAEQRRHTEIDEKILDRIARRAALSVPGVIEHASGLNRLTGRSLPRFDIRVAPAERAASVDAQIAVRWPSPVVAVAQATRETVAEWIEHTTGVPVVAVNVDVVTLVAADSSTSSASGTPGAGSAHGRRDQVTVDELLAAPRTPELHRVYADPLDVVSPETEERLIPRELQHPQPIDDVTLTPVSAGELPEVRHVTAPEPPVVRSVEAPRPVDVRHPEAPEPQPLTPVSVPPAPHVASVETPAPHPLTPVVTPRPVQPAAVPTPPEPELRRITTPRGLPVQRFPRQPEPEVYVPRVPTGRELRPVGRADGLRLTRDIPTPEGLPVRTIPTPEGLPVDAVPTPQGLDVTIYPQSRRRDLDEVHVRPTPVIDVDVPAETHGTREVTVRPSRQRARLEYQLGLRTDDPDADASHGDDTGADGAGTNGAGTGTDGNGTDGTATATRSTAAHGHASPASTGSGSTTARERGDQ is encoded by the coding sequence GTGTCCCAGTCCCCTCCCACGACCCCGCCGGGCGCGGCCGGTGACACGACGACCCATCCCCGGGCCGCCGCGTACGCCGAGCAGCGCCGGCACACCGAGATCGACGAGAAGATCCTCGACCGGATCGCCCGCCGGGCCGCGCTGAGCGTCCCGGGCGTCATCGAGCACGCCAGCGGCCTCAACCGCCTCACCGGCCGGTCGCTGCCCCGCTTCGACATCCGGGTCGCCCCGGCGGAGCGCGCCGCGTCCGTCGACGCCCAGATCGCCGTCCGCTGGCCGAGCCCCGTCGTCGCCGTCGCCCAGGCCACCCGCGAGACCGTCGCGGAGTGGATCGAGCACACGACGGGGGTGCCGGTCGTCGCCGTCAACGTCGACGTCGTCACCCTCGTCGCCGCCGACAGCTCGACGTCGTCCGCCTCCGGGACCCCGGGGGCCGGCTCCGCGCACGGCCGCCGGGACCAGGTCACGGTCGACGAGCTCCTCGCCGCGCCGCGGACCCCGGAGCTCCACCGGGTCTACGCCGACCCGCTCGACGTCGTCTCCCCGGAGACCGAGGAGCGGCTCATCCCGCGTGAGCTGCAGCATCCGCAGCCGATCGACGACGTCACGCTCACCCCGGTCTCCGCCGGGGAGCTGCCCGAGGTCCGCCACGTCACCGCGCCGGAGCCGCCGGTCGTCCGGTCCGTCGAGGCCCCGCGCCCCGTCGACGTCCGGCACCCGGAGGCCCCGGAGCCGCAGCCGCTCACCCCGGTGAGCGTCCCGCCGGCCCCGCACGTCGCGTCCGTGGAGACCCCGGCGCCGCACCCGCTCACGCCCGTCGTCACGCCCCGTCCGGTCCAGCCGGCGGCCGTGCCGACGCCCCCGGAGCCGGAGCTGCGCCGCATCACCACCCCGCGTGGCCTGCCCGTGCAGCGTTTCCCGCGGCAGCCCGAGCCGGAGGTCTATGTGCCCCGCGTCCCGACGGGCCGCGAGCTGCGCCCCGTCGGCCGGGCCGACGGCCTCCGCCTCACCCGGGACATCCCGACCCCGGAGGGTCTCCCCGTCCGGACGATCCCGACCCCGGAGGGCCTCCCGGTCGACGCCGTGCCGACGCCGCAGGGGCTCGACGTCACGATCTACCCGCAGTCCCGTCGCCGCGACCTCGACGAGGTCCACGTGCGGCCCACGCCGGTGATCGACGTCGACGTCCCCGCCGAGACCCACGGCACCCGCGAGGTCACCGTCCGTCCGTCGCGGCAGCGCGCCCGGCTGGAGTACCAGCTCGGCCTCCGTACGGACGACCCGGACGCCGACGCCTCCCACGGCGACGACACGGGTGCGGACGGCGCCGGGACGAACGGTGCCGGCACCGGCACCGACGGAAACGGCACCGACGGCACAGCCACGGCCACCCGGTCCACCGCCGCCCACGGCCACGCCTCCCCGGCGTCGACCGGGTCCGGCTCCACCACCGCGAGAGAAAGGGGAGACCAGTGA
- a CDS encoding Asp23/Gls24 family envelope stress response protein yields the protein MSESNDKNNDRNTTTSSNGSQKPATRNGSTPAGSGSEVSTTDGSDLFTDHGRTSVADVVVSKIAGMAAREVTGVHDLGGGTARVVGALRERIPGGRVNVQQGVSVEVGDRQAAVDISIVAEYGVAIHELAEAIRRNILISVERMTGLEVTEVNVTVHDVHLPEDDEDDDEQNEQQERSRVQ from the coding sequence GTGAGCGAGAGCAACGACAAGAACAACGACCGGAACACCACCACCTCCAGCAACGGCTCCCAGAAGCCCGCCACCCGTAACGGCTCCACGCCCGCCGGCTCGGGCTCCGAGGTCTCCACCACGGACGGCTCCGACCTCTTCACCGACCACGGCCGCACCTCCGTCGCGGACGTCGTCGTCTCCAAGATCGCCGGCATGGCCGCCCGCGAGGTCACCGGTGTCCACGACCTCGGTGGCGGCACCGCCCGCGTCGTCGGCGCCCTCCGGGAGCGCATCCCGGGCGGCCGCGTGAACGTCCAGCAGGGCGTCTCCGTCGAGGTCGGCGACCGCCAGGCCGCCGTCGACATCAGCATCGTCGCGGAGTACGGCGTCGCCATCCACGAGCTCGCCGAGGCGATCCGCCGCAACATCCTCATCTCCGTCGAGCGCATGACCGGCCTCGAGGTCACCGAGGTCAACGTCACGGTCCACGACGTCCACCTCCCGGAGGACGACGAGGACGACGACGAGCAGAACGAGCAGCAGGAGCGCTCCCGGGTCCAGTAA
- the rpsJ gene encoding 30S ribosomal protein S10, translated as MAGQKIRIRLKAYDHEAIDASAKKIVETVTRTGARVVGPVPLPTEKNVYCVIRSPHKYKDSREHFEMRTHKRLIDILDPTPKTVDALMRIDLPASVDVNIQ; from the coding sequence GTGGCGGGACAGAAGATCCGCATCAGGCTCAAGGCCTACGATCACGAGGCAATCGACGCTTCCGCGAAGAAGATCGTCGAGACGGTCACCAGGACCGGCGCCCGGGTTGTCGGCCCTGTGCCTCTGCCCACAGAAAAGAACGTGTACTGCGTCATCCGCTCGCCGCACAAGTACAAGGACTCGCGCGAGCACTTCGAGATGCGTACGCACAAGCGACTGATCGACATCCTCGACCCGACGCCGAAGACCGTTGACGCCCTCATGCGCATCGATCTTCCGGCCAGCGTCGACGTGAACATTCAGTGA
- the rplC gene encoding 50S ribosomal protein L3 — MSDIEIKGLLGKKLGMTQIFDEDNRVVPVTVVEAGPCVVTQVRTTDTDGYEAVQIAFGEIDPRKVNKPGSGHFKKAGVTPRRHVTEIRVADASAYEVGQDVTVDIFSDVEFVDVTGTSKGKGFAGAMKRHGFAGQGAAHGNQAAHRRVGGIGACATPGRVFKGKRMAGRMGNNRVTLQNLRVAKVDAESNLLLIKGAVPGINGGVVVVKTAVKGGAHA; from the coding sequence ATGAGTGATATTGAGATCAAGGGCCTCCTGGGCAAGAAGCTCGGCATGACCCAGATCTTCGACGAGGACAACCGGGTGGTCCCGGTGACCGTCGTCGAGGCTGGGCCGTGTGTCGTCACCCAGGTGCGCACCACCGACACCGACGGCTACGAGGCCGTCCAGATCGCCTTCGGGGAGATCGACCCGCGCAAGGTCAACAAGCCGGGCAGCGGGCACTTCAAGAAGGCGGGCGTCACCCCGCGCCGCCACGTCACGGAGATCCGCGTCGCGGACGCCTCCGCGTACGAGGTCGGCCAGGACGTCACCGTCGACATCTTCAGCGATGTCGAGTTCGTGGACGTCACCGGCACCTCGAAGGGCAAGGGCTTCGCCGGCGCCATGAAGCGTCACGGCTTCGCCGGCCAGGGTGCGGCCCACGGTAACCAGGCCGCCCACCGCCGCGTCGGCGGCATCGGCGCCTGCGCGACCCCGGGCCGTGTCTTCAAGGGCAAGCGCATGGCCGGCCGCATGGGCAACAACCGGGTGACCCTGCAGAACCTCCGGGTCGCCAAGGTTGACGCCGAGTCGAACCTGCTCCTCATCAAGGGTGCAGTTCCCGGAATCAACGGCGGCGTTGTCGTCGTCAAGACCGCAGTGAAGGGCGGTGCACACGCATGA
- the rplD gene encoding 50S ribosomal protein L4 codes for MSNLKLDVQTADGTTNGTVDLPASIFDVEVSVPLMHQVVVAQLAAKRQGTHATKTRGEVRGGGRKPFRQKGTGRARQGSIRAPHFTGGGTVHGPQPRDYDQRTPKKMKAAALRGALSDRVRHDRIHVVEELVPGQTPSTKAARTFIERLTDRKSVLLVLGREDVTGWKSANNLPNVHILASDQLNTYDVLNADDVVFSVEALTTFIAAAEARSAAVKEEAK; via the coding sequence ATGAGCAACCTGAAGCTCGATGTCCAGACCGCTGACGGCACGACCAACGGCACGGTGGACCTCCCGGCCTCGATCTTCGACGTCGAGGTCAGCGTCCCCCTGATGCACCAGGTCGTCGTGGCCCAGCTCGCGGCCAAGCGCCAGGGCACCCACGCCACGAAGACCCGTGGTGAGGTCCGTGGCGGTGGCCGGAAGCCGTTCCGTCAGAAGGGCACCGGCCGTGCCCGTCAGGGTTCCATCCGCGCACCGCACTTCACCGGCGGTGGCACGGTCCACGGCCCGCAGCCGCGGGACTACGACCAGCGGACCCCGAAGAAGATGAAGGCCGCCGCGCTGCGGGGCGCCCTCTCCGACCGGGTCCGGCACGACCGGATCCACGTCGTCGAGGAGCTCGTCCCCGGCCAGACCCCCTCGACGAAGGCCGCCCGGACCTTCATCGAGCGCCTGACCGACCGCAAGTCCGTTCTGCTGGTCCTCGGTCGCGAGGACGTCACCGGCTGGAAGTCCGCGAACAACCTGCCGAACGTGCACATCCTCGCCAGCGACCAGCTCAACACCTACGACGTCCTGAACGCTGACGATGTCGTGTTCTCCGTGGAGGCGCTGACCACGTTCATCGCCGCCGCCGAGGCCCGCTCCGCGGCTGTGAAGGAGGAGGCAAAGTGA
- the rplW gene encoding 50S ribosomal protein L23, producing MSTITDPRDIILAPVVSEKSYGLMEQNVYTFLVNPDSNKTQIKIAVEQIFGVKVASVNTSNRQGKRKRTRTGYGQRKATKRAMVTLVAGSDPIDIFGGSAA from the coding sequence GTGAGCACCATCACAGACCCGCGCGACATCATCCTCGCTCCGGTCGTCTCGGAGAAGTCCTACGGCCTGATGGAGCAGAACGTCTACACGTTCCTGGTGAACCCGGACTCCAACAAGACCCAGATCAAGATTGCCGTCGAGCAGATCTTCGGCGTGAAGGTCGCCAGCGTCAACACCTCGAACCGTCAGGGCAAGCGGAAGCGCACCCGGACCGGCTACGGGCAGCGCAAGGCCACCAAGCGCGCCATGGTGACCCTGGTCGCCGGCAGCGATCCCATCGACATCTTCGGCGGTTCGGCCGCCTAG
- the rplB gene encoding 50S ribosomal protein L2 has product MAIRKYKPTTPGRRQSSVSKFDEITRSTPEKSLLRPLSKSGGRNVHGHITTRHKGGGHKRRYRVIDFRRNDKDGITAKVAHIEYDPNRTANIALLHYMDGEKRYIIAPKGLTQGTVVESGPNADIKPGNNLPLRNIPTGTTIHAVELKPGGGAKMARSAGASIQLLGKEGKYAVLRMPSTEIRRVDIRCRATVGEVGNADQINIRWGKAGRMRWKGVRPTVRGVVMNPVDHPHGGGEGKTSGGRHPVSPWGQPEGRTRKPNRPSDKMIVRRRRTNKNKKR; this is encoded by the coding sequence ATGGCTATTCGCAAGTACAAGCCGACTACGCCGGGTCGCCGCCAGAGCTCTGTCTCGAAGTTCGACGAGATCACTCGCTCGACCCCGGAGAAGTCTCTGCTGCGCCCGCTGTCCAAGTCCGGCGGCCGCAACGTCCACGGCCACATCACGACCCGTCACAAGGGTGGCGGCCACAAGCGCCGCTACCGTGTCATCGACTTCCGTCGGAACGACAAGGACGGGATCACCGCCAAGGTCGCCCACATCGAGTACGACCCGAACCGCACGGCGAACATCGCGCTGCTCCACTACATGGACGGCGAGAAGCGCTACATCATCGCGCCGAAGGGTCTGACCCAGGGCACCGTCGTGGAGTCCGGTCCGAACGCCGACATCAAGCCGGGCAACAACCTGCCGCTCCGCAACATCCCCACCGGTACGACGATCCACGCCGTGGAGCTCAAGCCGGGCGGCGGCGCGAAGATGGCCCGGTCCGCCGGCGCCTCGATCCAGCTGCTGGGTAAGGAAGGCAAGTACGCCGTCCTGCGTATGCCCTCCACCGAGATCCGTCGCGTCGACATCCGGTGCCGCGCCACCGTGGGTGAGGTCGGCAACGCCGACCAGATCAACATCCGCTGGGGCAAGGCCGGCCGTATGCGCTGGAAGGGCGTCCGCCCGACCGTCCGTGGTGTCGTCATGAACCCGGTCGACCACCCGCACGGCGGTGGTGAGGGCAAGACCTCCGGTGGTCGCCACCCGGTCTCCCCGTGGGGTCAGCCTGAGGGCCGCACCCGCAAGCCCAACCGTCCGAGCGACAAGATGATCGTCCGCCGTCGCCGCACCAACAAGAACAAGAAGCGCTAA